From Erigeron canadensis isolate Cc75 chromosome 5, C_canadensis_v1, whole genome shotgun sequence:
CTCATATCACTTGCACATAGGGTACTTGACCGAATTAGGAACGAAATGCAAATCATATGAATGATTTTTGACCAAAAGTTAACAACAACCATGAAAACCGCAAAATAACAAACACTAAAACATTTTTGCACCTTAccctaaattaattaaattttctaAGAGTATTTTTTATCTCATTAATCAATGAACCAAACACCACCTAAACCGAACACACACTTACTATGAACCAAGACGTTCACACTACAAACAAGACCCAATGAAAGCTTAGATCAAAGTgacaatcaaatcaaatcaacaacaaacaaatATGAGATCACACGAAGCCTCCCTACATTGACGGAAAATCCTCCCAAGCAAATCGCCACTACACACTTACACTTGTTAAGAAGGGGTTCATTCTCATTCTCTAACTCACCTAAAAAAACAGGGTTTTAATTTTCaacttcatcttttttttttttctgggcATGATTGCAGTAGATCGATCAGTCACATGGCGAATTTCTTAGCTCAGTTTCTTTCTATCAAGAATTCTTCTCAACGTCTTGTCATTGCTGGTATTACATAATATAACTCATTCATTTACAtctatcattatatataaatatataataattatttgctACAATAAGTATATGTTTAAGTAATGCTATTCTGAATACAGTTTTAAGTTATTAGATCAAATCTTCATCTGGGTGTCATTAATTTTAGGTTTTAGGTTGATAAGGTTTGTAAATTTACTTACTTTTTTCTTACAGGTTAATGTGGGTATTAATTTTTTAGGCTTTTTGCtaataacttttcaaaattCTTACTCTTATTGTTACTTTTAACGTGGGTGTCaatttgtataggtttttggcTAATAAAGTATccaaatttttaaactttttgttagTTGTTAATGTGGGCATCGGTTTTTTTAGTTGTTCGGTTGATAAAGTTGCCAAATTGGTAAACTTTTTGTTACAGGTTAACCTGGGTGTTAATTTTTTGTAATGGAACCGACTTAGTTGTTATAAAGTTTGGATTTTTGAGCTAAGTTACTTGAGATACACGAGTCTGAGAGTAAAAATCGGGATGGACCCTGCATTAAAGTGGGTGTCAATTTTGATATAGATGTTGTTTGTGTCCTGCACCTACAGCGTACTCATTTTCTAGTTCAAAGTTTATAGTAATTTGAAATAAGTGCTTGGATTCAATGTGTAGAAAGTATATGGTGAGAGTCTAAGTGTAAGAATTAGGAGGGACCCTACATTAATGTGGGTGTCAATTTTGATTTAGATTTTGTCTATGTCCTGCTCCGACAGCGTTCTCATTTTCTACTAATAAGTTCATattaatgaagttcaaatttcattcattccAGTTGAAGATGTAAGTGATTTGTGGCCCCTTGTCAAGAAGGTGTTTGAGGAGCGGCTTCCGTTTAAGCGAGCAACATTGAATAACAAAACCCGCAATCCTTTAACTGTGGATAACTTGCCAGCTGAGTTTATACTGACAACAGATGCAAGGCTTCGTAGTAGGTTCCCACAGGAGCAGTTATTATTTTCTTTCCGAGAACCGTATGCAACTATTGTTCTTGTAACTTGTGAGGTAACTAATATTACATAATTTCTGTAACTAAATATTTCAATACTTCTATGGAGTATTAGTTTTAGGCATAAATCAAAACTGTATacgaagtatttttttttcccatggTGGTTTGGTGACATAATTACTATTTTACTACTGTAACATACTATAATGTTTATGTTTCAACAGGATCTAGATGAGTTCAAGACAATCCTCAAACCACGTCTTAAGTTGATTGTGCAAAATGATGAGCGGGAGTGGTTTATTGTTTTTGTGTCCAGGGCTCCACCCCATAATGATCAAGCCACCAAGATGGCAAAAAAAGTTTATGCCAGACTTGAAGTTGATTTCAGCTCAAAGAAGAGGGAACGGTAACAACTTGAAACTAATTAATGTGTTCTGAGTTTCCTTTCATTGCCATCAGACATATTATACATATCATAATTTGCATAAAGTATTATAAGATAAATCATCCTTGTTGTAGCTGCTGCAAATTTGATCTAAATGGACCTGAACTTACTTTCTGGGAAGATTTGGAATTTAAAATTACGGAGTGTGTTAGAAATACTCTTGATAGGCGTATTCAGTTCTATGAGGAGGAAATCCGTAAGCTCAGTGAACAACGTTTCAAGCCAGTATGGAGCTTCTGTAACTTCTTCATTCTGAAGGTACTCAACTCTGTACATCCTTAACATTTTATATTTGTGGACCATGGAAGAATTGTTAGAACGATTTATTCATGTCAATATTCTTGAAGAACCGCAACATATATCTTATTGTGATAGTCTTTTAGTTTAAGACAACATTAGGGATAGCtgaattaaaaaaactttcCCAGTTTCCTACTGTATTTCATAAGTATGTCACTGTTTAGAAGTTTGCTTCTTGTAAAGTTTTTGGATTTTCTTTATCATTATTGTCAATATAGGAAAGCTTGGCATTCATGTTTGAGATGGCTCATCTTCACGAGGACTCGTTACGGGAATATGATGAGTTAGAGCTCTGCTACTTGGAAACAGGTGTTAACGATTATGATGAACCACCACTAAATTCAactttctttagtttttttttttttttgtggataAAAGTGGTTTTTGTTGTAAGTTAATTAACTCTTATAACAATGTTTATGAACTTTAATAATCAGTTAATATAGCTGGCAAACAAAGGGACTTTGGAGGAATGGAACAAGGAGACGATCAGGCTGCATTGTTAGACCCCACAAAAAAACCACTAACACAAATCGTTCAAGATGATTCTTTTAGGGAGTTTGAATTTCGACAATATTTATTTGCCTGTCAAGCAAAGGTAATCTCGATATACTGCTTTATTTTCCTTGGTAGTTAGGTTTAGCCCTACCACTTTCTTGTTATTCAATATCTGATGGAATCATCTCTACAATGTTTCAACTGATGGGAAAACCTTTTGCAGCTATTGTTCAAGCTAAACCGTCCATTTGAGGTTGCATCAAGGGGATTTTCATTTGTAATTAGCTTTTCAAAAGCACTGGCCCTTCATGAGGTCTGGCATTCACTTCAGTGTCCATTTTCTGTGCTATTTGGTAATAGTGTTGGTTATTGGAGTCGTTTGTATTCCCTACAACTATCACCTAACATTTTTCCTGATTATATCTCTTGTCCATTGGCTGTGGCTTCTCCAACAGAGTATTTTACCCTTCTGTATACGGGAAGTTTGGATTATAACTGCGTGCTTGGATGTAGCCAATGCAACAGCTGCTCATTACAGTAATGGATTTGTGGCACCAGAGGTAGAAAAAGAATATTATCGCGTACGTGGGGAACTATATTCTCTATGCCGAGCTAAGGTAAAGAGGTTATGAAACACCAAGTaaccaaaaaaatcaatatttttatacCATATTTTCCAAGGAAATTATAGTATCCAATAAGTATGGCATTCATTTGTTGAGTTTTGTAGATTACAAATTATAATCAAGTATTAACTATCAATAGCATTGATGGATTGGCAGTTTATGAGGCTTGCATATTTAGTTGGTTATGGTTGTGCTATAGAAAGAAGTCCTGTCAACAGGTAGACATTATATTCAACATTAATATGTTATTGCTTTCGATTTATGCTTTATAAGCATATTTCCTTTTCTTCTACAGTGCTTTACTTAGTATGCTACCTTGGCCTAAACCTGCAATCTGGCCTTCTGTCCCCTCTGATGCATCGTCTGAAGTTCTGGCTAAAGAAAAGGTATGTGTATGTACCTAATATCatggttaaatatatatatatatatatatatatatatatatatatatatatatatgtaggggtgggttatttgtagtacacatgaaaaaaagtacaaaagtacaAGGTTCTTCCTCCTTCctccttctccggcgagactgccGTTGCCAACCACCACCTTCTTCTCTGGCGACCGCCACACCTCcaccttcttccttcttctccggcgagacaaccacTGCCACCACctccggcgagacaaccaccgccaccacctctGGCGACATTACCGGCGACTTTTCCAGCGAGAAttaggttcgttttcgggtggatacggtacgggcgttgccctcattcgttctaaactggttgtcaagggacgcatatgggaatcgtatggatttgatgggcagcgatccaagagatgatgacggtttgatacggtacgggcgaagcccttgatgCCGGCGCCGTGgctggggtggtcggagatgagggtggtggcggtggttgtctcgccgaAGAAGGAGGTGGTGTCTCGCTGGAGAAGGAGGTGGTGGTTGGCGGCGacagtctcgccggagaagaaacAGGCTGCTGGCCGGAGAAGGAGGAAGAACCTtgtacttttgtactttttttttcatgtgtACTACAATTATCTTTcctctatatatgtatatatatgtataggtgcaagttattttaggaccacttattttaggaccaattttgaggacatgtgttttttgtaacttacacaccaccatgatcatctccgaccaccaccatgatcatctccagCCACCgtgtcgccggaaaatcatttGTAAGTCATGTGTAAgtaacacatgtgtaagtaacttacatatgtgtaagttaacttacacatgattttccagTGGGCCCGTCGCtagaaagtcttagtgtttttacaaaaaagtcttgtatatcgtagtagatgatgatagtggtgtgtaagttacaaaaaacacatgtcctaattggtcctaaaataagaggtggtcctaaaataacccacccctatatgtatatatttatatatataatgcttgATTTGTTGGAAATTAGATGATTCTTCAAGCTACACCAAGGGTCAAGCTTTTTGGTATTCAGAAGAAGCCACTACCTCTTGAGCCTAATTTTCTTTTGCGTGAGGCTAATCGTCGAAGAGCTTCTCTTTCTGTTGGAAATGTATCCGAAATGTTTGATGGGCGCTCAACTTTCATGGATGGGTATGGAAAAGTCCTGTTGcacttttttccattttttgtaAAGGGTTTTTTGATTATGTGTGTTAATATACCACTCTGATTCACTTGGCATATGCTGCCAGCTCAGCTTCAAACGCTGCCATGTCACGAACCAATTCTACGCCTGGAAACTTTGAGAGCTCAATTGACCGCCCTATGAAACTTGCAGAAATCTTTGTTGCTGCCGAACATGCTCTCCAGAAAACAGTTTCTGATCCTGGTTTATGGACATCATTTTCATCTTTAGATGACTTCGAGGTATATGATTTACAAATTCTGTCGTCCAACTTGACACATGTTTATCTCACTTCATTGTTTGTGCTTCCATCAGCAAAAATACCTGGAATTATCAAAAGCCGCTGCAGAAAATTATCATAATTCGTGGTGGAAAAGACATGGTGTTGTTCTTGATGGTGAAATTGCTGCTGTTTTCTTTAAGCATGGTAACTATGATCTAGCTTCAAAGTCATATGAGAAGGTTTGTGCTCTTTATTCTGGTGAAGGATGGGAAGATTTACTGGCTGATGTTCTCCCAAATCTAGCTGAGTGCCAAAAGATATTAAATGATCAAGCTGGCTACTTACAATCTTGTGTGAGATTACTTTCTCTGGACAAGGGATTGTTTTTATCGAAAGAACGTCAAGCTTTTCAATCCGAAGTTGTTCGTCTTGCGCACAGCGAAATGGATGTGTCTTTAGATGTCTCGTCATTAATTACGTTTTCTGGTAATTCTGGACCACCTCTTGAGTTATGTGACGGGGATCCAGGGATCTTGTCCGTAACTTTATGGAGTGGCTTTCCTGATGACATAACTCTTGAATCACTCAGTCTCACTTTAATATCTACCACCAATGCCGATGAAGGTGGCAAGGTaaatttttaagtgtatttttgTTCAATTGATTTCTATGCAGCTCAAAATTTATGAATTttggtataagttattttgtaaaattttcaGGCAATTAAGAGTTCTGGTGCAACAATCCTAAACCCTGGTAGAAATACAATTTTGCTTTCATTGCCACCTCAGAAAACTGGTTCGTATGTCTTGGGTGTTCTTACTGGGAAGATTGGTCATTTACGATTCAGGTCTGATGGTTACGCCAGAGGTGGTCCGACAGAGAGTGACGATCTTATGAGTGATGAGAGGCCAACTAGACCAATTCTCAAGGTAATAACTGTAGTTTTACATTGCAGAACAGGAAAACAATTGACAGTGATAAccaatttaaaagttgaagatAGCAAACTTGAAATATCTTTTTGAGTGTTTGACAAATTATATTAAGTGCCATAAAATTACCAAAAACGACATTACTGTGAAAACAAGCAGAAGTCTTGTGAGACTGGAAAAAAAGTGTTCAATCTAGGTTAAAAGAAGGGATAATTAGGTACTTCTGTTTTACACTCAAATAATCAGTATTTTGCAACTACTATGGTGATGATTATCCAAAACCGATTATTCGACCCCGGTTATAAGCAGAAGTTATTAACAGCTTACTGTTGTGTCTACACAGATGGTAAGCTTCAAAACGCAAATCTTGTCACCTTATGAATGTAGTACAATTTGGCTAAGATCTGTTTGTTTGCTCTCTATACCAACGTCAGGTGTTCAAACCAAGGGCTCTTGTTGATCTTGCTGCAGCAGTGTCATCTGCATTGTTAATGAATGAGCCTCAGTGGGTGGGCATAATCGTAAAACCGATTAATTATTCTCTCAAGGGAGCTGTTCTACATATCGATACTGGCCCCGGGTTGAAAATTCAAGAGTCACATGCTATCGAAATGGAGACCTTTACCAGTACATCAACACACCCAGATGGGCCTGAGAATAAAGACAGTGATGAAAATAGTACTTGTATTAAAGAATCTGCACAACTAAGTTTAAAGGATGGTAGCATAGAGTTGCCAGACTGGGCCAGCAATATAGTGAGCGTTTTATGGATACCTGTTTGTGCCCTTAATGAAGGACTAGCAAGAGGAACATCTGCAGGttctatttatttgtttattgtcattataatactatttttttttgcatttgACTATAATTCAGCTACCTAATTATGTTATGATATTTCTTTTAGGGGTGGTTTCTTCTGCTAGACCAAGTGTTGTGGATGGATTGAGGACAGTAGCTCTGAAACTTGAATTTGGAGTATCACACAATCAGACTTTTGAAAGGACTATAGCTGTTCATTTTACTGACCCATTCCATGTCAGTACACGTGTAGCAGACAAGTGCAGTGATGGCACTTTGCTTTTGCAGGTATATTGCTCTTAACACTTATGGATTTCCGAGTAACCTTTTGCCTTATGAGTCATTGGGTTGCATGAAGATAACTTAAGACCATGATTACCGGTTCATGGCCATGGGTGTTTTAGCTGTTACTTTTATAAACAGTCTCAATTGTTTTGGGCTACATCTTTTATAGGTCATACTACACTCACAAGTAAAGGCCTGCTTAACTGTTCATGATGCATGGCTAGATCTGCAAGACGGTTTTGCTCACTCTGGTCGAGGTGATGGGAGACCGACATCTGCTTTCTTTCCTCTTGTTGTTCCCTCGGCTTCAAGAGCTGGAATTTTGTTCAGTATATCCTTGGGAACTATGACCTCTGAAGGTAAACGCTGTTTTTGGTATTATGTAGTATGTTGTACTTCATGTGGAATATGGACACTATTACATGAAATACTATATACAGCGTTTTAGGAGTTGgctaatctataatataaacCATTAGGACTCTCTGATTGATCAGCAAGATTAAGAGGTTTGGTGTTTTGGTCTTACTGATGGCaaattaagataaatattgAACCCAATTGCTACAGTGATGAACTAAAAGTATACTTGGGGTGATTTTTAGCCCATTCTACCATTGACCCATGTTACcttcaagttttaatttttttgaccCTCTTGATATAAAGACAATATGTAAATTGACTCGTTTGACTACTTTATTTCTAGGTACTCATATATTAGCTTAAGCTCGTCTAGTAGCTCAAACACAAACTTGAGTAATTTCATTTTATGCACAGATTACTCTATTTTAGGCCTCAAACGCTCATGAACCTCACTTTTACCAAGTCTGCTACACTCTATAAACTCGACTCATTTGACTCGAAATAACTAAACAAGCTTTCAAACAAGCTGAGCTGGAAATTAATTTCTTGAGCTTGGCCCGTGAAACTAATTGAGCAGTAATTTTTTAGCTTGAGCTCCATTAGCTCGTTAAGATCTCAACTCAGTCTACACCCATAGCTGCCAGGATCTAGTATTAAAGCAAGAAGAAAGTTTATGGGAGTATCATATCTATGCTCCAGTGTCAAGTTTTAAACTAATAAAATACCATGTCTTGTTTACACAGATGAAGCTAAAGCAATGAATCCAGATACTTTGTTAAATATTAGATACAAAATTGGCGGGGATAGAAATCTTGGATCTCATACCCCTGTGTCTACGGGATCGAGTGATGACGCCACACAGTTGATGACTTTTAAGTGTGCCATTGCTTTACAACGTCCAGTGCTGGAACCTTGTTTAGCAATTGGTTTTCTTCCTCTTCCTTCAAGCGGTCTTAGAGTTGGGCAGCTTTTTACAATGAAGTGGCGAGTTGAAAGGTTGAAGTATCTCGAGGAGGAAAACAATGTAAGGTTTCGCAGCCTGCCTTTTAATGTTCTAACTTATTTTAGGGTTTCACCACCAATGTGTTCTCAAATTTTTATGGTGAGAATCTTGGCtgattttctttaataaacaatataGTATAGTACTTGCTAGAAGGCAAGTAAATTGGAGCAAAAGAAAAATTGTATTTGAGGCACCATACGCTGGggctttttaagaaaaacattaGTTGAATCATCTATTTGATTTGCAGCAGGATGAAGTACTATATGAAGTGAATGCAAATTCCGAGAACTGGATGATTGCCGGGAGGAAGCGAGGTCATGTGGCTCTCTCAACAAAGCAAGGTGTGTCAAATTCAACCCTTTCATGTGTAAAGGAAGTAATATAGGTTGTATGTTATTGAATACAGATTCAACAGGTAAAATAGATTAGACTAGTTACAAATAAGATGGTTTGAAAGTTACAAGCATTATGTACAAATGCTTAAAACCTCTTACATTATTCTATCTAAAAGGTAGTTATTAtgaaagtaatatattaaattgTAATAAATACATTCTCTGTTGAGCCCATGCAACAAAAATAGTCTTAGAAAAGGGTATCTGGCTGGTCAATTCCACTGAATCCGTACTCTTAATCATTTTGAGCCTGTTACCTATCTTGTCCATTTTCTTACCCTTATACTCCAGTCTCATAGACACCTTTGTTTTGCATTGTGATGACAGCCATGGATATAGAAAAATTGCTGCACAACATAATTCTGAATGTTCACAGTTTCTTTTTATCTCAACTTTCACAGGTTCAAGAATTGAGATTTCAATATTATGTGTTCCACTCGCTGCTGGATACGTTCGACCTCCACAACTCGAGTTACCCAACATTGCTGAGGCTAATATAAGTAGCAACCCGGCTGGACCCCATTTGGTCTGTGTTTTTCCTCCACCTCTGAGCTCCTCCTACTGCATTCCTGCCTAATACATTATACGATTTACATTTTCCGGTGTCCCAAGACTGATATAGAGATGAATATGGTGAGTTTTGTAGCATTTACATGATTTCTTTTTGTCTTGTTATAAAAAGATAGTAGTGGTAGGTTAGGTCATTTCCTGGTGCATATATATGGGATAGTGGCATCAATAGTCCACATGATATGATTACACAAATATTGCTATATCcctttttgtgttatatattggtCATACCCAACTTCGTATACTTATTATGACTTTGTGTGCTTATGTATTactaaataactatataatttttttttttggtaatcatTGGGTGTCCAACTCGGTTTATGACCAGACTAATCCCAAGAGCTCACTTGCTTTTTCCTTTTCTCCTTTCtaatgttgtttttgtttagtttttgattATGTACGAGTATTACATAAGATTAGATATAAATCATTGTTCCACAATCGTTAATTTAtaaggaaaaacaaaacatcGGTTAGTAACCCAATGGTGGGACACACGCAGGTCTTTGGTTTAAGTCCCGCCCCACGTCTCTTTAACCATCTTGTTACATGATTTACTTTTTTCATGTTACCAGTAAGACATATCAGCGAAAGACTCAGACCGATAATGAATCAATTATCAGAGTCAAATCGAGCAATGATTTTGACAACAAAACGCGGATTACAACTAATAAACATTTCAATCAATGATATATGGATTTGtatgttaaaagaaaaacaatgtgTAGTTGGTAGGAACATAGAAAATGACAGTGCATGTGCTGCAGTAGCGGTTGCATGGAATTAGGAAAAGCAagaacaaaatgaaaaaaaacaaaacaatgaagaTGTCAATTTGTCATATCTTTTTATTCTTGTCAAAA
This genomic window contains:
- the LOC122599590 gene encoding trafficking protein particle complex II-specific subunit 130 homolog isoform X2: MANFLAQFLSIKNSSQRLVIAVEDVSDLWPLVKKVFEERLPFKRATLNNKTRNPLTVDNLPAEFILTTDARLRSRFPQEQLLFSFREPYATIVLVTCEDLDEFKTILKPRLKLIVQNDEREWFIVFVSRAPPHNDQATKMAKKVYARLEVDFSSKKRERCCKFDLNGPELTFWEDLEFKITECVRNTLDRRIQFYEEEIRKLSEQRFKPVWSFCNFFILKESLAFMFEMAHLHEDSLREYDELELCYLETVNIAGKQRDFGGMEQGDDQAALLDPTKKPLTQIVQDDSFREFEFRQYLFACQAKLLFKLNRPFEVASRGFSFVISFSKALALHESILPFCIREVWIITACLDVANATAAHYSNGFVAPEVEKEYYRVRGELYSLCRAKFMRLAYLVGYGCAIERSPVNSALLSMLPWPKPAIWPSVPSDASSEVLAKEKMILQATPRVKLFGIQKKPLPLEPNFLLREANRRRASLSVGNVSEMFDGRSTFMDGSASNAAMSRTNSTPGNFESSIDRPMKLAEIFVAAEHALQKTVSDPGLWTSFSSLDDFEQKYLELSKAAAENYHNSWWKRHGVVLDGEIAAVFFKHGNYDLASKSYEKVCALYSGEGWEDLLADVLPNLAECQKILNDQAGYLQSCVRLLSLDKGLFLSKERQAFQSEVVRLAHSEMDVSLDVSSLITFSGNSGPPLELCDGDPGILSVTLWSGFPDDITLESLSLTLISTTNADEGGKAIKSSGATILNPGRNTILLSLPPQKTGSYVLGVLTGKIGHLRFRSDGYARGGPTESDDLMSDERPTRPILKVFKPRALVDLAAAVSSALLMNEPQWVGIIVKPINYSLKGAVLHIDTGPGLKIQESHAIEMETFTSTSTHPDGPENKDSDENSTCIKESAQLSLKDGSIELPDWASNIVSVLWIPVCALNEGLARGTSAGVVSSARPSVVDGLRTVALKLEFGVSHNQTFERTIAVHFTDPFHVSTRVADKCSDGTLLLQVILHSQVKACLTVHDAWLDLQDGFAHSGRGDGRPTSAFFPLVVPSASRAGILFSISLGTMTSEDEAKAMNPDTLLNIRYKIGGDRNLGSHTPVSTGSSDDATQLMTFKCAIALQRPVLEPCLAIGFLPLPSSGLRVGQLFTMKWRVERLKYLEEENNDEVLYEVNANSENWMIAGRKRGHVALSTKQGSRIEISILCVPLAAGYVRPPQLELPNIAEANISSNPAGPHLVCVFPPPLSSSYCIPA
- the LOC122599590 gene encoding trafficking protein particle complex II-specific subunit 130 homolog isoform X1; translation: MANFLAQFLSIKNSSQRLVIAVEDVSDLWPLVKKVFEERLPFKRATLNNKTRNPLTVDNLPAEFILTTDARLRSRFPQEQLLFSFREPYATIVLVTCEDLDEFKTILKPRLKLIVQNDEREWFIVFVSRAPPHNDQATKMAKKVYARLEVDFSSKKRERCCKFDLNGPELTFWEDLEFKITECVRNTLDRRIQFYEEEIRKLSEQRFKPVWSFCNFFILKESLAFMFEMAHLHEDSLREYDELELCYLETVNIAGKQRDFGGMEQGDDQAALLDPTKKPLTQIVQDDSFREFEFRQYLFACQAKLLFKLNRPFEVASRGFSFVISFSKALALHESILPFCIREVWIITACLDVANATAAHYSNGFVAPEVEKEYYRVRGELYSLCRAKFMRLAYLVGYGCAIERSPVNSALLSMLPWPKPAIWPSVPSDASSEVLAKEKMILQATPRVKLFGIQKKPLPLEPNFLLREANRRRASLSVGNVSEMFDGRSTFMDGSASNAAMSRTNSTPGNFESSIDRPMKLAEIFVAAEHALQKTVSDPGLWTSFSSLDDFEQKYLELSKAAAENYHNSWWKRHGVVLDGEIAAVFFKHGNYDLASKSYEKVCALYSGEGWEDLLADVLPNLAECQKILNDQAGYLQSCVRLLSLDKGLFLSKERQAFQSEVVRLAHSEMDVSLDVSSLITFSGNSGPPLELCDGDPGILSVTLWSGFPDDITLESLSLTLISTTNADEGGKAIKSSGATILNPGRNTILLSLPPQKTGSYVLGVLTGKIGHLRFRSDGYARGGPTESDDLMSDERPTRPILKVFKPRALVDLAAAVSSALLMNEPQWVGIIVKPINYSLKGAVLHIDTGPGLKIQESHAIEMETFTSTSTHPDGPENKDSDENSTCIKESAQLSLKDGSIELPDWASNIVSVLWIPVCALNEGLARGTSAGVVSSARPSVVDGLRTVALKLEFGVSHNQTFERTIAVHFTDPFHVSTRVADKCSDGTLLLQVILHSQVKACLTVHDAWLDLQDGFAHSGRGDGRPTSAFFPLVVPSASRAGILFSISLGTMTSEDEAKAMNPDTLLNIRYKIGGDRNLGSHTPVSTGSSDDATQLMTFKCAIALQRPVLEPCLAIGFLPLPSSGLRVGQLFTMKWRVERLKYLEEENNQDEVLYEVNANSENWMIAGRKRGHVALSTKQGSRIEISILCVPLAAGYVRPPQLELPNIAEANISSNPAGPHLVCVFPPPLSSSYCIPA